A stretch of Arcobacter sp. F2176 DNA encodes these proteins:
- the proV gene encoding glycine betaine/L-proline ABC transporter ATP-binding protein ProV — translation MLKNGLSKEEIFEKTNMTIGVQDASFEINEGEIFVIMGLSGSGKSTLVRLLNRLIEPTSGQIFIDETDITNLNDKELIDIRRNKISMVFQSFALMPHMNIIDNASFGLELSGISKEDRYKKAQAALDQVGLSHHALSYPDELSGGMQQRVGLARGLANDPDIMLMDEAFSALDPLIRTEMQDELLTLQSEHQRTIVFISHDLDEAIRIGDRIAIMQNGEISQVGTPEEIINNPANDYVKSFFKGVDVTTVLTASHIAKKSYPTIIKKDGFGINSAIQYINDYDFDFAYYLTKDNKYLGILTLEALKEQKKINGNLEDSLIKQEVVNENDSISDFINIIAESAFPLAVIAENGKYKGVISKRTLLKTIDEGAING, via the coding sequence ATGCTCAAAAATGGTCTTTCAAAAGAAGAGATTTTTGAAAAAACAAATATGACTATTGGTGTTCAAGATGCAAGTTTTGAAATCAATGAAGGCGAAATATTTGTAATCATGGGACTATCAGGTTCAGGAAAATCAACACTAGTAAGACTTTTAAATAGACTTATTGAGCCAACTTCAGGTCAGATATTCATTGATGAAACTGACATAACAAATTTAAATGACAAAGAATTGATTGATATACGACGAAATAAAATATCAATGGTATTCCAATCTTTTGCACTAATGCCACATATGAACATTATAGATAATGCGTCATTTGGGCTAGAATTAAGTGGAATTAGTAAAGAAGATAGATACAAAAAAGCACAAGCAGCATTAGATCAAGTTGGATTATCACATCATGCTTTATCTTATCCTGATGAGTTAAGTGGTGGTATGCAACAAAGAGTTGGTTTAGCAAGAGGTTTAGCAAATGATCCAGATATTATGCTAATGGATGAAGCTTTTTCAGCCCTTGACCCACTTATAAGAACTGAGATGCAAGATGAACTTCTAACGCTACAAAGTGAACACCAAAGAACGATTGTCTTTATTTCCCATGATTTAGATGAAGCAATTAGAATCGGTGATAGAATTGCAATCATGCAAAATGGTGAGATATCTCAAGTGGGAACACCTGAAGAGATTATTAATAACCCTGCAAACGATTATGTAAAATCATTCTTTAAAGGCGTTGATGTGACAACAGTTTTAACTGCATCACATATCGCTAAAAAAAGTTATCCTACAATTATAAAAAAAGATGGTTTTGGAATTAACTCTGCAATTCAATATATAAATGATTATGATTTTGATTTTGCATATTATCTTACAAAAGATAATAAATACTTAGGAATACTTACTCTTGAAGCTTTAAAAGAACAGAAAAAAATAAATGGAAATCTTGAAGACTCTTTGATAAAACAAGAAGTTGTAAATGAAAATGATTCTATTTCAGATTTTATAAATATTATTGCAGAATCGGCTTTTCCTCTTGCAGTTATTGCTGAGAATGGCAAATATAAAGGGGTCATTTCAAAACGAACTCTATTAAAAACAATTGATGAAGGAGCAATAAATGGCTAA
- the proW gene encoding glycine betaine/L-proline ABC transporter permease ProW, producing the protein MANDPWGNASTAQADKASSVDWSHVAPDSTPLPSFDVRNPFDHSIIPFDSWVNDGINWTVENFREFFLSAKAPVDVILRFIETFLQSLSPYVVIGFFVLLALQVSSKKMALGTFLSLAFIGFIGAWDASMTTLALVITSVLFSVLIGLPLGIWSAKSDMVEKILRPILDGMQTTPAFVYLIPIVMLFGIGNVPGVIVTIIFALPPLIRLTNLGIRQVPADLIEASRSFGASSSQMLFKVQLPVAMPTIMAGVNQTLMLSLSMVVIASMIAVGGLGQMVLRGIGRLDIGLAAVGGIGIVILAVILDRITQEMGKKDKKKKNKWYEQGPVGLVYNLINKEKKI; encoded by the coding sequence ATGGCTAATGATCCATGGGGAAATGCCTCAACGGCACAAGCAGATAAAGCATCGAGTGTTGATTGGTCGCATGTTGCCCCTGACTCAACTCCCCTTCCATCTTTTGATGTAAGAAATCCATTTGACCATAGTATTATTCCTTTTGATTCTTGGGTAAATGATGGGATTAATTGGACAGTAGAGAACTTTAGAGAATTCTTTTTATCTGCAAAAGCACCCGTTGATGTGATTTTGAGATTTATAGAAACTTTTTTACAATCTCTTTCACCTTATGTAGTGATTGGATTTTTTGTTTTATTAGCTTTACAAGTATCTAGTAAAAAAATGGCACTTGGAACTTTTCTTTCACTTGCATTTATAGGGTTTATTGGGGCTTGGGATGCTAGTATGACTACTTTGGCATTGGTTATTACTTCAGTATTATTTTCAGTTCTCATTGGCTTACCACTTGGAATATGGAGTGCAAAAAGTGATATGGTAGAAAAAATATTAAGACCTATTTTAGATGGTATGCAGACAACACCTGCCTTTGTATATTTAATACCTATTGTTATGTTATTTGGAATAGGAAATGTTCCAGGTGTAATAGTAACTATTATTTTTGCTTTACCACCACTTATTAGACTTACAAATTTAGGAATTAGACAAGTGCCAGCTGATTTGATTGAAGCTTCTAGATCATTTGGGGCAAGTTCGTCTCAAATGCTTTTTAAAGTACAACTTCCAGTTGCTATGCCTACTATTATGGCAGGAGTTAATCAGACTTTAATGCTTTCATTATCTATGGTTGTAATTGCTTCTATGATTGCAGTTGGAGGATTAGGTCAAATGGTTCTAAGAGGTATTGGAAGACTTGATATTGGTCTTGCAGCTGTTGGTGGTATAGGAATAGTTATCCTAGCAGTAATACTAGATAGAATAACTCAAGAAATGGGTAAAAAAGATAAAAAGAAAAAAAATAAATGGTATGAACAAGGACCAGTTGGTTTAGTTTATAATTTAATAAATAAGGAGAAAAAGATATGA
- the proX gene encoding glycine betaine/L-proline ABC transporter substrate-binding protein ProX yields the protein MKKILISLMAIFLTSSLFGAKVTFLKTSIAEEGFQMYIAADAVKKLGYDVEITNDVSYEVAYQTIAQNAKNKDAYIMAAAWVPLHDEKIKGAGGSEKIAVIGAYIRNCAQGYLIDKKTADKYNIKYINDLKDPKIAKLFDSNGDGKADLSGCDAGWGCEKVIEYQLDAYKLRDTITHNQGQYASIITDTIARYKSGKPILYYTWTPYWVSGKLVPGKDTVFLQVTHSAHPVTKSTKLPNGADYGFNVNTQKFAANASLLKEHKDIAKLLEIMKLDVNDVSGENMLMAQGQNKEADIKRHAQMWLKSNADKINSWVAEAKKAK from the coding sequence ATGAAGAAAATATTAATTAGTTTAATGGCTATTTTTTTAACATCAAGTTTGTTTGGTGCTAAAGTTACATTTTTAAAGACAAGTATTGCAGAAGAAGGTTTTCAAATGTATATTGCTGCTGATGCAGTAAAAAAATTAGGTTATGATGTAGAAATTACAAATGATGTTAGTTATGAAGTTGCTTATCAAACAATTGCTCAAAATGCAAAAAATAAAGATGCTTATATTATGGCAGCAGCATGGGTTCCCCTTCATGATGAAAAAATAAAAGGTGCTGGAGGAAGTGAAAAAATTGCTGTTATTGGAGCATATATTAGAAATTGTGCTCAAGGTTATTTAATAGATAAAAAAACAGCAGATAAATACAATATCAAATATATCAATGATTTAAAAGATCCCAAAATAGCAAAACTATTTGATTCAAATGGTGATGGAAAAGCTGATTTATCAGGGTGTGATGCTGGTTGGGGTTGTGAAAAAGTAATTGAGTACCAATTAGATGCATATAAATTAAGAGATACAATCACACATAATCAAGGGCAATATGCTTCAATCATAACAGATACAATAGCAAGATATAAAAGTGGAAAACCAATTTTATATTATACTTGGACTCCATATTGGGTAAGTGGGAAATTAGTTCCTGGTAAAGATACTGTATTTTTACAAGTAACTCATTCAGCTCATCCTGTAACAAAATCTACAAAGCTTCCAAATGGTGCTGATTATGGATTTAATGTAAATACTCAAAAATTTGCAGCAAATGCATCTTTACTTAAAGAACATAAAGATATTGCTAAATTATTAGAAATAATGAAATTAGATGTAAATGATGTAAGTGGTGAGAATATGCTTATGGCACAAGGTCAAAATAAAGAAGCTGATATTAAAAGACATGCTCAAATGTGGCTTAAAAGTAATGCTGACAAAATAAATAGCTGGGTAGCAGAAGCTAAAAAAGCTAAATAA
- a CDS encoding IclR family transcriptional regulator C-terminal domain-containing protein has protein sequence MENEINKDIATTFLKGLSVIEAFDHENPSMTLTDVAKKVNITRSSARRFLLSLESLGYATQNDKLFSLTPKIINLGYSYFASLSWTDLAYKYVKMVVKECKLSCAVSILDGENITCIMRVNSSKILKGGIHVGGKLPAPYTATGRLFMAEMDDNELYEYISKTPLRKYTSKTITDPNKLFEKIKSERNQPYQVIEEELEDGLLAIAAPIYDSHHKILGCMTIGTYMSEENAKYLKEYVLPMLIDAANNATEAIVLLKH, from the coding sequence TTGGAAAATGAAATCAATAAAGACATAGCTACAACCTTCTTAAAAGGACTTAGTGTTATTGAAGCCTTTGACCACGAAAATCCTAGCATGACACTAACTGATGTTGCAAAAAAAGTTAATATTACTCGTTCAAGCGCAAGAAGATTTTTACTTTCTCTTGAATCTTTAGGTTATGCAACTCAAAATGATAAACTTTTTTCTCTTACTCCTAAAATCATAAATTTAGGTTATAGTTATTTTGCTTCATTATCATGGACAGACTTAGCCTATAAATATGTAAAAATGGTCGTAAAAGAGTGCAAATTGTCTTGTGCAGTTTCTATTTTAGATGGAGAAAATATTACTTGTATTATGAGAGTAAATTCTTCTAAAATTTTAAAAGGTGGTATTCATGTAGGTGGTAAATTACCTGCACCATACACTGCAACAGGAAGATTATTTATGGCAGAGATGGATGATAACGAACTATATGAGTATATTTCAAAAACTCCTCTAAGAAAATACACTTCCAAAACAATCACAGATCCTAATAAACTTTTTGAAAAAATCAAATCAGAAAGAAATCAACCCTATCAAGTAATAGAAGAAGAGTTAGAAGATGGCCTTTTAGCTATTGCTGCTCCAATTTATGACTCTCACCATAAAATTCTTGGCTGTATGACTATTGGTACTTATATGAGTGAGGAAAATGCTAAATACTTAAAAGAGTATGTATTACCTATGTTAATTGATGCAGCAAATAATGCTACTGAAGCAATAGTACTTTTAAAACACTAA
- a CDS encoding tripartite tricarboxylate transporter substrate binding protein, translated as MRKFDYLLKIIISAAAFLALTATAALAKYPDRPITMIVAYSAGGGTDIAARTLAPYIEKYIGTSITVINKAGAGGQIGFTELAHSKPDGYTIGFINTPNVLTIPIQRKTKYSLKDLAPVANVVYDPGAFSMLATSKIKTLKDLIAFAKENPGAVTYGTTGIGSDDHLAALQFERQNGIVMTHIPYKGNNKVRAALLGGHIMMASMNISQSIDDFKDGKITIFGQMSEKRWSGAPQIPTFKEQGFDIIMGSDRGIGAPAGIDPKIVSTISDAVAKAIADPEFQEKAKKQSLPLTYMSAKEFTEHLEKSEKNFQKIWDETPWAKK; from the coding sequence ATGAGAAAATTTGATTATTTATTAAAAATAATAATAAGTGCAGCTGCTTTTTTAGCATTAACTGCAACTGCTGCTCTGGCAAAGTATCCAGATAGACCAATTACAATGATTGTTGCTTATAGTGCTGGGGGTGGTACTGATATAGCAGCAAGAACACTTGCCCCATATATTGAAAAATATATTGGAACATCAATCACTGTTATAAATAAAGCAGGGGCTGGGGGACAAATTGGTTTTACAGAACTTGCTCATTCAAAACCTGATGGTTATACAATTGGTTTTATTAATACACCAAATGTATTAACAATCCCAATTCAAAGAAAAACTAAATATTCTTTAAAAGATTTAGCACCAGTTGCTAATGTTGTGTATGATCCAGGTGCTTTTTCTATGCTTGCAACTAGTAAGATTAAGACTTTAAAAGATCTTATTGCCTTTGCAAAAGAAAATCCAGGTGCTGTAACTTATGGAACTACAGGAATAGGTTCAGATGATCACTTAGCAGCTTTACAATTTGAAAGACAAAATGGAATTGTAATGACTCATATTCCATATAAAGGTAATAACAAAGTAAGAGCTGCATTATTAGGTGGACATATCATGATGGCAAGTATGAATATAAGCCAGTCAATTGATGACTTTAAAGATGGGAAAATAACAATCTTTGGACAAATGTCAGAAAAAAGATGGTCAGGAGCACCTCAAATTCCTACTTTTAAAGAACAAGGATTTGACATAATTATGGGTTCAGATAGAGGTATAGGTGCACCAGCAGGAATAGATCCAAAAATTGTTTCAACAATTTCTGATGCTGTTGCTAAAGCAATAGCTGATCCAGAATTTCAAGAGAAAGCAAAAAAACAAAGTCTTCCTTTAACATATATGTCAGCTAAAGAGTTTACAGAGCATTTAGAAAAATCAGAAAAAAACTTTCAAAAAATTTGGGATGAAACCCCTTGGGCCAAAAAATAG
- a CDS encoding tripartite tricarboxylate transporter TctB family protein has protein sequence MIKKIYLEIIISISLVGICLAGLIFEVSTYSGTSSIMPYGVLTIAGVLSLFWFIQSILELRKTQVLEKDVFEGSIESKRFFVFFCITLIYVIGITLIGFFTATIIAIPIISISMGYRSLVGIAVTTVLFTAIIFIVFSLFLKVPLPLEIWNKLLGAS, from the coding sequence ATGATAAAGAAAATTTATTTAGAAATTATTATATCAATAAGTTTGGTAGGAATATGCTTAGCGGGATTAATATTTGAAGTAAGTACTTATAGTGGAACATCATCAATTATGCCTTATGGTGTATTAACTATAGCAGGTGTGCTTTCGTTATTTTGGTTTATTCAATCAATTTTAGAATTAAGAAAAACTCAAGTATTAGAAAAAGATGTATTTGAAGGTAGTATTGAAAGTAAAAGATTTTTTGTATTTTTTTGTATTACTTTAATATATGTAATTGGTATTACCTTAATTGGATTTTTTACAGCAACAATTATTGCCATACCAATTATATCTATAAGTATGGGATATAGAAGTTTGGTGGGAATTGCTGTCACAACAGTTTTATTTACTGCAATTATATTTATTGTATTTAGTTTATTTTTAAAAGTTCCTCTTCCTCTTGAGATTTGGAATAAATTATTGGGGGCTTCATAA
- a CDS encoding tripartite tricarboxylate transporter permease, whose protein sequence is MDILNHIIAAIPLVFTVEVFIAMIVGTTIGIAVGALPGLSATMGIAVLIPITFTMHPLTALGMIAGIYNGAMYGGSIPAILLRIPGTPAGVATVFDGYPMAQQGRGPLALNISLASSAIGSGFSAIALLLLAPPLASIAINFGPADYFWLALFGLTTISVLMSNNPVKGLLSACFGLVVGMVGIDFTTGDQRFVFDTTELLGGVNIIIILTGLYAIPPAIELAIKSSSADANGLKLEQKKENFRWLSLTMVWLKSSAIGIVIGIIPALGGNVAALLAWNEQRRSDKDKSKYMNGAPEGVAAAECANNADTAATLIPAITLGIPGNAVAAVILGALLVHGLRPGPDLFTENGDIVYGFMLTMFITAILMFVIGRIGAKAYIHVLKLPSALLAPMILSLTLIGVYAVHNSMFEVGLMLCFGLIGFIMEKLSIPTAPAVLAVILGPMAEESLRRAMLISRDSVGYLFQSYISWIIIAMIAVTLITPILKYFRNRSKKTIINEE, encoded by the coding sequence ATGGATATTTTAAATCATATTATTGCAGCTATTCCATTAGTATTTACAGTAGAAGTTTTTATAGCAATGATTGTTGGTACAACTATTGGGATTGCAGTAGGGGCATTACCAGGACTTTCTGCGACAATGGGGATTGCGGTACTTATTCCTATTACATTTACAATGCATCCTTTGACTGCATTAGGAATGATTGCAGGTATTTATAATGGTGCCATGTATGGTGGTTCTATTCCTGCAATTTTGTTAAGAATTCCTGGAACTCCAGCGGGTGTTGCAACTGTATTTGATGGTTACCCAATGGCGCAACAAGGAAGAGGACCTTTGGCTTTAAATATTTCATTGGCTTCTTCTGCCATAGGTAGTGGATTTAGTGCAATTGCTTTATTACTTTTAGCTCCACCATTAGCATCTATTGCTATAAATTTTGGCCCTGCTGATTATTTTTGGTTGGCGCTATTTGGACTGACAACTATTTCAGTGTTGATGAGTAATAATCCAGTTAAAGGCTTGTTAAGTGCTTGTTTTGGATTAGTTGTAGGTATGGTAGGGATTGATTTTACAACAGGAGACCAAAGGTTTGTATTTGATACAACTGAATTGTTAGGTGGGGTTAATATAATTATTATATTAACAGGTCTTTATGCTATTCCTCCAGCAATAGAATTAGCTATAAAATCTAGTTCAGCAGATGCCAATGGACTTAAACTTGAACAAAAGAAAGAGAACTTTCGTTGGCTTTCTCTGACAATGGTTTGGTTAAAGTCTTCTGCTATTGGTATTGTAATAGGAATTATTCCAGCATTAGGTGGAAATGTAGCTGCTTTATTAGCTTGGAATGAACAAAGACGCTCAGATAAAGATAAATCAAAATATATGAATGGGGCACCAGAAGGTGTTGCCGCAGCTGAATGTGCAAATAATGCAGATACAGCAGCTACACTAATTCCTGCAATTACACTTGGAATTCCAGGAAATGCAGTTGCAGCAGTTATTCTTGGAGCTTTATTGGTTCATGGATTAAGACCTGGCCCTGATTTATTTACTGAAAATGGTGATATTGTATATGGCTTTATGCTTACTATGTTTATAACGGCTATTTTAATGTTTGTTATAGGTAGAATCGGGGCAAAAGCTTATATTCATGTCTTAAAACTACCCTCAGCTCTTTTAGCACCAATGATATTATCATTAACTTTAATTGGAGTATATGCGGTACATAACAGTATGTTTGAAGTAGGATTAATGTTGTGTTTTGGATTAATTGGATTTATAATGGAAAAATTATCAATACCAACTGCACCTGCTGTACTTGCAGTAATTCTTGGACCAATGGCTGAAGAGTCATTGAGAAGAGCGATGTTAATATCAAGAGATTCAGTCGGGTATTTATTTCAAAGTTATATTTCATGGATTATTATTGCAATGATTGCTGTTACACTCATTACTCCTATATTGAAATATTTTAGAAATAGATCTAAAAAAACTATAATTAATGAAGAGTAA
- a CDS encoding RraA family protein gives MNNDKLKKLENIATTLISDTRSRMSGIVGLKRIDSGFRTVGRAFTIKTRPSDNLAIYEALTKVKPGDFLVVESGDNCTNALVGELITLQLEKLGGVGIILDGAIRDYDKLHASTTLACYARGISHKGPFKTGPGFLNVPVSICGQIVNPGDIVVADDDGIVTFPQEELEAVLLAVQERIKIEEKVMDEINTTPHSMAWIQDIINVAKSTSK, from the coding sequence ATGAATAATGATAAGTTAAAAAAACTAGAAAATATAGCAACAACCTTAATTAGTGATACTCGTTCGAGAATGTCAGGAATTGTTGGATTAAAAAGAATAGATAGTGGTTTTAGAACTGTGGGGCGTGCTTTTACAATAAAGACGCGACCCTCTGATAATCTTGCTATTTATGAAGCTCTTACAAAGGTAAAGCCTGGTGATTTTTTAGTAGTAGAATCTGGTGATAATTGTACTAATGCTCTTGTTGGAGAATTAATAACTTTACAATTAGAAAAATTAGGTGGTGTGGGAATTATTCTTGATGGGGCAATCAGAGATTATGACAAACTACATGCTTCTACAACTTTGGCATGTTATGCTAGAGGAATATCACACAAAGGACCATTTAAAACTGGACCTGGTTTTTTAAATGTTCCAGTAAGTATTTGTGGACAAATAGTAAATCCTGGAGATATTGTTGTGGCCGATGATGATGGAATTGTTACTTTTCCCCAAGAAGAATTAGAGGCAGTTTTATTAGCAGTCCAAGAGAGAATAAAAATAGAAGAAAAAGTCATGGATGAAATAAATACAACACCTCATTCAATGGCATGGATTCAAGATATTATAAATGTAGCAAAAAGTACTAGTAAATAA
- a CDS encoding aminotransferase class V-fold PLP-dependent enzyme: MNDNLKNGELFDIELLKKIRKKFSHINIDPKSKEKRLFFDNSGGAFRLKAASKVFKYIDEYPDCPEHGNKTAKWLMEIQEKGYESIKTMLNFDSGSIITSYTASTVMFNMIRAVIENVAGKNIVTTALEHPSSYDAVVSYANKNNKEVRVAKTNPKTGGVDVQEIVKLIDKNTSLLVFMYASNISGALLDAQKIVKECRKIKPDLFIIADAVQHAPHGIIDIKKVPVDGLNFAPYKFFGPRGFGVGYASKRLAKLSHDKLIAKPEDFWELGSPAPSHFAALTEVLNYVCWIGKHYLKSKNKRELFEEGMTRIKLHERALMYFMLEGTSKTQGLRSLNGVKVYLDCEDLRKKDFIMAIGFDKLRFKKAVKEYEKQGVITFERVISSPFSSRMLESFDLKGSIRVSPLHCHSLKDIEKFLKITRKISQLS; the protein is encoded by the coding sequence ATGAATGATAATTTGAAAAATGGAGAACTATTTGATATTGAATTATTGAAAAAAATAAGAAAAAAGTTTTCACATATAAATATTGATCCTAAATCAAAAGAAAAAAGACTTTTCTTTGATAATTCTGGCGGAGCTTTTAGATTAAAAGCTGCCAGTAAAGTATTTAAATATATCGATGAGTACCCAGATTGTCCAGAGCATGGAAATAAAACTGCAAAATGGTTGATGGAAATACAAGAAAAAGGATATGAGTCAATTAAAACTATGTTAAATTTTGATTCAGGAAGTATTATTACCTCATATACTGCATCAACTGTTATGTTTAATATGATAAGAGCAGTGATTGAAAATGTTGCAGGAAAAAATATTGTTACAACTGCTTTAGAACATCCTTCTTCTTATGATGCTGTAGTAAGTTATGCAAATAAAAATAATAAAGAAGTAAGAGTTGCTAAAACAAACCCCAAAACAGGTGGAGTAGATGTCCAAGAGATAGTGAAACTCATTGATAAGAATACTTCTCTTTTAGTATTTATGTATGCTTCAAATATATCAGGAGCCCTATTAGATGCCCAAAAAATAGTAAAAGAGTGTAGAAAAATAAAGCCAGACCTTTTTATCATAGCAGATGCTGTTCAACATGCACCACATGGGATTATTGATATAAAAAAAGTACCTGTAGATGGTCTAAATTTTGCACCTTATAAGTTTTTTGGTCCAAGGGGTTTTGGAGTGGGATATGCTTCTAAAAGATTAGCAAAACTCTCACATGATAAATTAATAGCAAAGCCAGAAGACTTTTGGGAATTGGGAAGTCCTGCTCCATCGCATTTTGCAGCTTTAACAGAAGTACTTAATTATGTTTGTTGGATAGGTAAACATTATCTAAAAAGTAAAAATAAAAGAGAACTTTTTGAAGAAGGAATGACTCGTATAAAACTACATGAAAGAGCATTAATGTATTTTATGTTAGAGGGAACTTCAAAAACACAAGGATTAAGAAGTCTTAATGGAGTAAAAGTTTATTTAGACTGTGAAGATTTAAGAAAAAAAGATTTTATCATGGCAATTGGTTTTGATAAGTTGAGATTTAAAAAAGCAGTAAAAGAGTATGAAAAACAAGGGGTGATTACATTTGAAAGAGTTATTTCTAGTCCTTTTTCTTCTCGTATGCTCGAATCCTTTGATTTAAAAGGAAGTATAAGAGTTTCTCCTCTTCATTGCCATAGTTTAAAAGATATAGAAAAGTTCTTAAAAATCACAAGAAAAATTTCTCAACTATCATAA
- a CDS encoding acylphosphatase, translating to MKSYKFIISGKVQGVFYRKSVTTNANRAKFSGYIKNLANGDVEAAVTCKENRLNEFITILKSGSQHSKISHIKQTSIGALYTNEFQIKY from the coding sequence ATGAAAAGCTACAAATTTATAATAAGTGGAAAAGTACAAGGTGTATTTTATAGAAAAAGTGTAACAACTAATGCTAATAGAGCTAAATTTAGTGGTTACATTAAAAACTTAGCCAATGGAGATGTTGAAGCTGCTGTAACTTGTAAAGAGAATAGATTAAATGAATTTATTACAATTTTAAAAAGTGGTAGTCAACATAGTAAAATAAGCCATATAAAGCAAACCTCAATTGGTGCTTTATATACTAATGAATTTCAAATCAAATATTAA